From the Lactobacillus johnsonii genome, the window TATCCTTAGCAGCAATATTTTCTTTCATGTGTTTAACATTGCCTGCTTTTGGAATAGATAAAATATTACCCTTTCTCAAAGTCCAAGCAAGCATCACTTGATGCGGCGTTACATGGTGAGCGCGAGCAACAATCTTAAGATTATTAGTAATTCTGATTGAATCACCCTTACCTGAATTAAATGGAGAATATCCAATAAAGCCAACGCCGTGCTTTTCTTGCCAAGGTAAGACGGCGTACTCTACCCCTCGCTCAGAGAGATTATATAGATCTTCATTAGCAAAGCAGTCTTTTCCGCCAGGAACGCTAAATAATTCTTCTAAATCAGCCACATCAAAATTTGACACACCCCAATGACGAATTAGTCCTTCTTTTTGTAATTCTTTAAGTCCACGAACCGTTTCAGATAAACGCTTGTCTCCGCGCCAGTGGAGTAAATATAAATCTAAATAATCAGTTCCTAGTCTTTTTAAACTTTTTTCTAAGCTTTGCCGCTCTAATTCTGGAGAAG encodes:
- a CDS encoding aldo/keto reductase, which gives rise to MEKSFQESNLSGLGMGTWGIGEDASKKKDELAALRYGLDHGIKVIDTAEMYGEGKSEKLIGEAIRGYDRSKIFLISKFYPYHASPELERQSLEKSLKRLGTDYLDLYLLHWRGDKRLSETVRGLKELQKEGLIRHWGVSNFDVADLEELFSVPGGKDCFANEDLYNLSERGVEYAVLPWQEKHGVGFIGYSPFNSGKGDSIRITNNLKIVARAHHVTPHQVMLAWTLRKGNILSIPKAGNVKHMKENIAAKDIKLTPDEIKLIDNDFPQPTEKMPLAMI